The following is a genomic window from Mya arenaria isolate MELC-2E11 chromosome 4, ASM2691426v1.
TGTGTATAAAGTTAAATTGGCTCACCATTTGTGAGAAAACAATGTTTCCGGTGATGAAAcagtaaatgtatttaaagcAGGTAATGATTTGACTTGAATTATATATGTTTCGTATATTTTGAGACCaataataaattgtgttttgaataaatacataaagtGTAAAAACGTCGAAAAAAGGTCAGAATTCGAGGTTAAAATGTGTGGGGAAAGCgtcttaatcatttaaaacatatcccAATATAAAACATCTTTAGCATCTTAATCACAATCAAAATTAACAAgtgtatataatgtttaaaaggCACACCTGTTCGAAGACTAATccaatttttataaaaagtgaGAAAAGgacaaacacttttttttaatacttttcgTATCTGCTTGAAAACCAGAAACTTACACCCATTTAGGacgtttaataaaaaaaacacaaggtGTGTAAAactactatttttgttttgttttatcaagaaTGTAATTGATTGAAGCTCgaaaatgaacatttgtcaactgtcacaaaatatgtacatatttcgTATTTACGTCAAAACTATCCACGTGTGTCGTAAGTTAAATGGACACGCATACTTCGGAAAACACAATTgctaataaaacataaaaggtcTTTAATGAAAAAGGAAACATCCAAAAAACTCagacaaaattaatataatattataaatttagaTGTTAATGTATCTGTATTAAGGCCAGATTTTACACGTGTGAAGTATGTTTGAAACTACGGTGCGTCAAACCACAGAACTGGATGTCCACACAAAAAGGTCTCATTTGCATGTCGAATATGATGGAAAAATATTAAGTAGCCAAATATcacgatatttttttatttgtcttatcaaaaacaatcatatatttaacacaaaaaaacaagtaagtagtttaaaatgtataccaCTCGGTCTGATGAATGTCTAAACGAGAACAGTTTGTGCATATATCCTTGATTTTGTTTGATGATTTTTGTGCTTGTGATTCATGTATTtggtttttaaatgtttttgtagtCTATGTCTTATGCATTTAcgctgtgccattaaacggtttttttgtttaaacttacgACCTCTGTATTTGttcctgttgttttttatgtaaatattggagctaaaaaaatattcaaaaataataaaaaagtagcaactaaaacaatattcaaaaataagaaaaaagtaGCAACTACTATATTATATAGTTTCTTCACATCGTCTTCGAGAACATAACTTAACTTGTGTGTAGACATAAACTAACACACATATTGTACAATACCGCattgttttatgacaaaaagaagatcaaaataaaaattgtgtgtattgaaatgtttgacaTGTTCATGGTGAAATCAAGAAGAAGGGCATTTGAGTGGAGTGTGGTCTGTTCGATCAGAATGAAATACTCGGTTATACTAAATATCATTTGGTTTGATGCACTGTCCAAGTTCCTCTTCTGCGTCAAAAATTGTCTTCTTTTTAAGATAGGGATCATTCAAGTTTCGGCAAATATCACATATTGACTGCTTATATTGCTCCTTTAGTTTGCCCCATGCTTGAAATTTGTCTTTCTGTATTAAATAATTCGAATACAAGGTTTCATTTTCCGACACTTCATTCAAAAATCTAACTAAATCGCTTATGGTTCTGAAGTCCTTTGTGTTGATGAACGAGccttttggaaatatattaGTATAGTTTGCTTTTCCGCGAACCACaataataatgtcattgttataGTTGGCAAATATCTTTTCTGTAACATAATCATCACAAAAAGCATTTTCAAACGctaaataaaacttataatcattgtttaataaagTAGGGAGTCTACTCTTTGAAATCCTTAAAGGTCCACATTTTCCAAATATGTCGATACTTTGTTTTTGcaaacacatattcatttttttcacaaatttgtCTCTTAAACTGTGTGCATTACAGTGACTGACGGCCCATGCTGCAAATTTGTTCTTACGTTGAAATATCATGGAGTAGTTCTTTGACAATGGCTTTAATCTTTCTGATACCCTTCCATACGGCATAAATATATCAGCAGAAGGTCTATAGTTCCATGTCCAATTGAACACATATttccaatgtttatttttgtaatctCTGATCCACGAGTTTTGCACATTTGTCTCTAATGAAAAAGCTACCCATATTTGATTTTGGTTTCTCTTAATGTTTTCTATTGGTGGTTTAGTACCCATGTTACCATCCGCTAAGGAAAACACCACTGCAGAGCTTTTATTGAAATCGCCTCTGTTCGTTGAAGTAATACAGTTACCACATTTCTTTTCAAAGGGTGCAACCCATATTGGCTGATTCCACCAAAGAATTATATGTGTTACATTTGTTCTATTCAACACCACATGTTCCTCTCCATTTTCCTTCTTGACCCGATCGCTGAATTCCATGACatggtttaaatatatataatagctGATAGCAATTGCACTGCTTATAGAAACAATCGCTCGCAAACCTGTCAAACAAAACAACGGAAATGATAATTACGGTGACACAGAGGTGACATCCGCAACACTTTATAAACATTGAAGcaacaacttagtaacttgaggctacaactttgtcagttgtggccacaactaagtaaattgtggccacaactaaATAAATTGTGGCTTCAACTAAGTAACTTTTGGCCGCAAGTTAGTTAAGCCATTCAAAACAGTTGTGTCATTTTTGACTCTTTATGGCTTTTACCGGTAATAGTAAGGTATTAAGGATTCTCATTATATTTGACCTGTACAAACCGAACTTATTTAGTCATAATAGAAGCTAAAGGAAAAATAAAGAGGATGAACCACTGCCATGGTGCCGAGTCATGGTTTTCGACATGGATGATAAACTCAATATGTATACGAAAAGCTACAGAACCTAACGTTTAAATCAAACCAAAATTCATTCGACAAACACCATTGACGCATAATTCTGTAACCATGATTACGTCCAGAAAGCTCGATCACGTTGTCAAAAAAGTCATAAACAGAACGAGCGTCACTGTACTCTCTTCGTCTTAACGTCAACGAGTTCAGTATTCTGTGCAAAGgctgtaaacatatttgatttatatgacTTCTCctcaaaacagttaaaatattagCATAAGAAAGGCCTTCCTGAAAGTAATCTGATATAAGACTTTCCCTGTCTTCGTccatattgttaaatattgctTAGTACAAATAGCGTTTTAGTATCAGGAGTAATTACTGCGTTATAGCCATATAGCGACAAAGATTAAACAcctgttttgattggctaaacAAAGTCGTGGCCACACGTTACTAAGTCGTGGATCCTTTTTTGTGGTGGCCACAATTCACTAAGTTGTGGCCtgaagttactaagttgtggccacaatttgcTAAGTTTTAGTCTCAATTTACTATGTTTCGGCCACAGATTACTACcctgtggcctcaagttactaagtttcTAAATTTACCAGGTTGTGGTGACGAGCTACTTAGTTGTGGCCCTAAGTTAATAAGCAATTGCATTAATTGACTAAACTAAAGCTGAACAAAAATTACATTCGTTACAAAAAACAGATAAATTTAATTACACTCACTAAATAAGtcttaacatatttaaacagtCTTGTTAATCACTCATATAACGCTTACAATaggttataaaacattttgtttcgcAAATATTCATCtctttttgcaataaaattggATAATAAGCATCAGGTTTAATTCTCGAAAAACATACCGATTTTTACACACATCACATCCATCAAACGCACTCGGTTGTTTGTATTGGTACCATAAAAGTACAACAAAATTGAAGGTGTTTTATCTTTCCTCGtcatttttgtacaataaaaaatataatgcgCTATCAAGAAAAGTTTAATTTACGataacaaatttcatttttctcatATTTGAGACAGTTTCATTTCTTGAAAACAACtagttttgaaagaaaaatacgGTTAAGcacttttttacaaacatattctACCTCGTAAGTTGGAGGtctgaaaaaaacttttaaacaaattttagcatatcatattatatctttcaaccatttcaaaattaaaaaagctaGTAAAAACCTTCCCTGTAAATAAGTGGCTTTATTGGACGGTGATTTTCAGATAACTATCAACTTTTCTTATGTAATAGTTTACGCACCCACTGCCTGAGTTATAAAACTAATAGACAACAAATGCaaagttcaaataaaaatatataattacaatCACGAATATCggtgaaatgtttgttttcataccGCTTATTAAAGATGCACGATTACTCCGAGATAAGCTTTaccataattaaaaatattgtttaaatattccaaaaaggatgaacaaatgtcgaaaacaatggttctcatgaaggatatcgagtttaatttgaaataaatgagcattaaacacggtatttctaactTATGAGACtttagaagatcacagtaaatattttggcattcacca
Proteins encoded in this region:
- the LOC128232474 gene encoding alpha-(1,3)-fucosyltransferase C-like isoform X1, which translates into the protein MSKDIWRSQGLRAIVSISSAIAISYYIYLNHVMEFSDRVKKENGEEHVVLNRTNVTHIILWWNQPIWVAPFEKKCGNCITSTNRGDFNKSSAVVFSLADGNMGTKPPIENIKRNQNQIWVAFSLETNVQNSWIRDYKNKHWKYVFNWTWNYRPSADIFMPYGRVSERLKPLSKNYSMIFQRKNKFAAWAVSHCNAHSLRDKFVKKMNMCLQKQSIDIFGKCGPLRISKSRLPTLLNNDYKFYLAFENAFCDDYVTEKIFANYNNDIIIVVRGKANYTNIFPKGSFINTKDFRTISDLVRFLNEVSENETLYSNYLIQKDKFQAWGKLKEQYKQSICDICRNLNDPYLKKKTIFDAEEELGQCIKPNDI